A genomic window from Desulfobacterales bacterium includes:
- a CDS encoding DsbA family oxidoreductase, whose protein sequence is MATPLLLEIFSDYTUAWCYFATVSTEKLHKEYDITLQWRAFPLHPETPEEGSLITELFAGRPVNIPNMMQKLHKTAEELGLPFGDLVKTFNSRLAQELGLWAGTQNKGEEFHSAAFRAYFVDGKNIGNIPVLLDLAASVNLPVEAATQVLEDRTFKAAVDRDWALAREKEIQVVPTFVANGEKLVGAKPYEVLAKFIETNGAGKRL, encoded by the coding sequence ATGGCGACACCATTACTACTTGAAATATTTTCCGATTACACCTGAGCGTGGTGCTATTTCGCTACCGTGAGTACCGAAAAGCTTCACAAAGAATACGATATCACCTTGCAATGGCGGGCCTTTCCACTTCATCCGGAAACGCCCGAAGAGGGAAGCTTGATTACCGAGCTTTTTGCCGGTCGCCCGGTCAACATTCCCAACATGATGCAAAAATTGCACAAAACGGCCGAGGAACTCGGCCTGCCCTTTGGCGATTTGGTCAAAACCTTTAACAGCCGCCTGGCTCAGGAGCTGGGGCTTTGGGCAGGAACCCAAAACAAAGGGGAGGAATTCCACTCGGCCGCCTTCAGGGCCTATTTCGTCGATGGAAAAAATATTGGAAACATACCGGTGCTGCTGGACTTGGCTGCTTCCGTGAATCTTCCTGTCGAAGCCGCCACGCAAGTTCTTGAGGACAGAACATTCAAGGCGGCTGTGGACCGGGACTGGGCTCTTGCGCGGGAAAAAGAGATTCAGGTGGTGCCGACCTTTGTGGCAAACGGGGAAAAACTGGTGGGGGCGAAACCTTACGAGGTTTTGGCGAAATTTATAGAAACCAACGGGGCCGGCAAAAGGTTATAA